A region of Nostoc sp. 'Peltigera membranacea cyanobiont' N6 DNA encodes the following proteins:
- a CDS encoding SDR family NAD(P)-dependent oxidoreductase: MQSFSNRVALITGSTSGIGASIAKRLAREGMSIAIHSKSSVKAGAVLVEELGNASYFQADLTNERETRQLIHSAIEQHGRLDVIVNNAGISEVIPHTALKQATSEIWEKLYKVNVIAPWILIAEAESALRQSATEGHPSCIVNISSHAGVRPKGASIPYSVSKAALNHLTRLLAVTLAPAIRVNAIAPGLVETPMTEQWDAAREIWQNHAPMRRAAKPEEIAEIVAMLVASDYITGEVIVADGGLNLT; encoded by the coding sequence ATGCAATCATTCTCGAATCGAGTTGCACTCATCACTGGCTCTACATCAGGCATTGGTGCATCCATTGCTAAACGTCTTGCTAGAGAAGGAATGTCCATTGCAATCCATTCAAAATCTTCAGTTAAAGCAGGTGCAGTACTTGTAGAAGAACTGGGAAATGCCAGTTATTTTCAAGCTGATTTAACAAACGAAAGGGAAACTAGGCAGCTGATTCATTCAGCGATCGAGCAACACGGTCGCCTTGATGTCATCGTTAATAATGCCGGGATTAGTGAAGTTATTCCACACACTGCTCTCAAACAGGCAACATCAGAAATCTGGGAAAAACTATACAAAGTAAATGTAATTGCGCCGTGGATATTGATTGCTGAGGCAGAATCGGCTCTGCGTCAAAGCGCTACTGAGGGGCATCCGAGTTGCATTGTGAATATCAGTTCTCATGCAGGTGTCCGTCCGAAAGGAGCATCTATCCCTTATTCTGTAAGCAAAGCTGCACTTAATCACTTGACGCGACTGCTGGCTGTGACTCTTGCGCCAGCAATTCGGGTTAATGCGATCGCTCCTGGGTTAGTAGAGACACCAATGACGGAGCAATGGGATGCCGCCAGAGAAATCTGGCAAAATCACGCCCCAATGCGCCGAGCCGCTAAACCCGAAGAAATTGCTGAGATTGTAGCAATGCTGGTCGCTTCCGACTATATAACTGGAGAAGTTATTGTGGCTGATGGCGGACTAAATTTAACCTAA